Genomic segment of bacterium:
AAAGCCTGATCGCAGGCGTGCGCGTCGCCTGCATCGACGGCCGGTTCATCGCGAATCCGACCTTTGAAGAGTTGGAACAGAGCAACATCGATCTGGTCATCGCCGCCTCTGCAGAATCAATCATCATGGTGGAAGGAGAAGCACAGGAGATCTCGGAAGAGGAGATGGTCCAAGCGCTCTCTTTCGGCCACGAAGAGATCCGCAAGATCATCGCATTGCAGGATCAGATTGTGGGCGAATCCGGCAAGGAGAAAAAGACGATGCCGGAGGCGGAAAGCCAGGATGAACTGCAAAGAGAGGTGGCAGCCCTGTGCAGCGCAGAGTTGGAGACGCTCATCCGCATCCCGGAAAAGAGCGCACGCCGCGAAGGCATTCAGGCGCTGGCTGAAAAAGTCAAAACCGCTTTGGCCGAGAAATATCCGGAAAAAGAGACCGCGATCATGGAGTTTCTCCACGAGATCGAAAAGGGCGCCATGCGCCGGATGGTGCTGACCGAGAATAAGCGCCTGGACGGCCGCAATCCGGATCAGATCCGCGACATCTCCATCGAAGTCGGCATTCTGCCGCGCGCTCACGGTTCTGCGCTGTTCACCCGCGGTCAGACTCAGGCGCTGGCTGCCACTACGCTCGGCACCAAAATCGATGAACAGCGCATCGAAGAGCTGGAGGGCGAATTCCGCAAGACCTATATGCTTCATTACAATTTTCCCTCTTTCAGCACCGGCGAGGTGAAACCCAATCGAGGCGTCAGCCGACGGGAAGTGGGACACGGCAATCTGGCGGAACGGGCGCTCAAGCCGATGATTCCGGGAGATAAGATCTTTCCCTACACGCTGCGCATCGTCTCTGATGTGCTCGAATCCAACGGTTCCTCCTCCATGGCCACGGTCTGCGCCGGCTCTCTTTCGCTGATGGACGCCGGCGTTCCGGTCAAAGACGCCGTGGCGGGCATCGCCATGGGCCTGATCAAAGAGGGCGAGCGCATCGCCATCCTCACCGATATTCTGGGCGACGAGGATCATCTGGGCGATATGGATTTCAAGGTGGCCGGCACGCGCAACGGCATCACCGCGTTCCAGATGGACATCAAAATCACCGGCATCTCGACGGAGATCATGCGCGAAGCGCTGGATCGCGCTAAAAAAGCCCGGCAATT
This window contains:
- the pnp gene encoding polyribonucleotide nucleotidyltransferase; translation: SLIAGVRVACIDGRFIANPTFEELEQSNIDLVIAASAESIIMVEGEAQEISEEEMVQALSFGHEEIRKIIALQDQIVGESGKEKKTMPEAESQDELQREVAALCSAELETLIRIPEKSARREGIQALAEKVKTALAEKYPEKETAIMEFLHEIEKGAMRRMVLTENKRLDGRNPDQIRDISIEVGILPRAHGSALFTRGQTQALAATTLGTKIDEQRIEELEGEFRKTYMLHYNFPSFSTGEVKPNRGVSRREVGHGNLAERALKPMIPGDKIFPYTLRIVSDVLESNGSSSMATVCAGSLSLMDAGVPVKDAVAGIAMGLIKEGERIAILTDILGDEDHLGDMDFKVAGTRNGITAFQMDIKITGISTEIMREALDRAKKARQFVLEKMAAVLARPRAQLSRYAPRILSIKIPVDSIGKVIGPGGKNIREIIERTGAAIDISDDGTVIVASVDPDAGEKAAGIIRDMTAEVEIGAVYSGRVKRIMKFGAFVEVLPGKEGLVHISELDHKRVGRVEDVVRIGDEVKVKVIKIDNEGRVDLSRKALLTAPSNDKAE